In Lineus longissimus chromosome 13, tnLinLong1.2, whole genome shotgun sequence, one genomic interval encodes:
- the LOC135497880 gene encoding uncharacterized protein LOC135497880 isoform X3 yields MQAHTDDCGLHDNGNQQRHAVDELSPNEQEVMDAVQPSVSDQPPGVEDGDLSADLETAVIGSDNPGSNDTEIVTDRRETISDQPLQEDSRKGSNDMKTRPVENHHRTSDRGSSDSKLDTKDNDVAMVEENTVSEPYQKDEERSYQTFPSETQSPRRSSGDRSPRRSSGRRRSSTVLYNVDHEEPRFRYSQPKSPGAVKKIKLDSRKCPFCGIQKKSPSDLERHLRSHTGEKPFVCQVCKKEFKAKRSVQYHEYMEHGIESKETNLMDRYRERKIRMAMEKKVASDYLRFGARKRGRLLNSYNAFNDTGAAGLDIKTEPEDWSFFSGTDELDDEIKMERGNSDPSKKINGPEIDNRLPLVEGTSNAGMHFGVNPDQNRNGVADADCNVVSFESSLGQLVESEFKMFGKKTVSENSADGKSDLNSTQEKTFPTPFEDDDSNDSMIFIDKNGTAFVDQDSFDDQTSQSVQSLSFNPDGSYNFGSAQMNSDNQSTPSGSVADNTMMVDQESNTIVLDLETVQLETGIDVTNMTKEEKRAYFLSKRTCLHCGKVCPKPSDLKRHLLVHTGERPYKCRACDRAFKSKGSLQYHEKTNHNFNIDLSHGLKERYLKVKENELRRFVTDGEKPKPDELDTKQKQPSYESSQQPCYQLFGALDTGTVQQILNQNLNDLDEDMPNKEYPQLRNALGYDGQSMTGQWTVVGEKRAEKSESFQIDETNSQSVRIKLEPIDPDDKEVASKTNDSSKNLNSVPQTHSQPTVSSGTLVTLEDQVCTMACSSPMVTPIISNVRSLSTFSDSLTSTLESVVSSTNDAPSALTTVLPSCEIHISRSSKDSTSSQSHSQIRSTPVVSTYDTNEKPSQEHSGSDVISCGSTAQAPYSRSVAMKSPGQLNTEPIPAVPAAPFMMNSPVQLRIPNPGVIQHGPHFRPVTTCPSSCETTKGHLTQSRAPHLQSRTSAAPVGSTSQEHLMSLIRAPPAPLPNIPNPDMLSQSRMFGPTMHYRPIQSRFVPPNHFVSQVQQHPLDKMTLANPVVNPPNVVVKQQRYRDKLVNDLLPDHDNLLDNFTIMKETTFIAKIDASNKKSGESVVLYKCYLCMGKVFDSMQKMKDHMTSHSSIGSKLPYRCPVCQAAFQFRIILLRHLRSLHHWDVEEKDDFSIASHEPALAETPAKEETNATPEPPVPDIPDQDDRLSDVEMLDDDLSSQSLTDFDADESIELAALRSPNEDESHNDMIKNVFESNNHISSLLGAVSRPRRFDGLFRCRFCPKSFFRFFCLQRHERVHTGVKTCYCKQCGRGFSELRNLRHHILRFHSGLDRQELFKLLSRGSPSKKVAEPYVKGLIGRDSAPKWPMPRPRLGPLQLPLLPPERPPSVPASTSTSHMSQSPVEEPEQSSSATALNARLELRSHLEEKIRRKEGVSDDITIVIPSDMPLDDSPATATEPEDNPADIGEGQGQSKNDHDLAVKCQGDESISSGQGQGQEKNDTEKESVEGIKNNNSAEVKDMESVGWNSVSAFPKCEPNQSRSESQKSVQKDLEQNCILDEENIRIENPSTSSEKPKDAEPMSTNQPSMNAGIPCVVNTTNPESTSASKNMINISSPPPMFSPNFLSHTSLPQSFGMAQMSPMNLQLSVNTNGQVTGIPMSPGGPYSLSPRGPFLSPPHMTMLPFSSALLNVPGARPMFQAPMMTSTVPTMTQPSYVMYPPLPVSAPARTPQRSYLQDVAARFNAPDGGDAAVDDKKQRNFSNLSRTHSRVEVICDPQKHEESATPVFLPDGRTLFRCAYCAKEFPNYSDIRRHLNFHEDVRPFKCKMCQYSARTSSQLKVHMMRHQGIREFKCHICHYEGVTQSDLNRHLRSQSHLYLERMGNKCKKCGEDYTSRQVMNHGHICKAQAMHPAIQLGMKKVR; encoded by the exons ATGCAGGCGCACACCGATGACTGTGGTCTCCATGACAACGGCAACCAACAACGGCACGCAGTCGATGAATTGTCGCCTAACGAGCAGGAAGTGATGGATGCTGTTCAGCCTTCTGTGTCGGACCAGCCGCCGGGAGTGGAAGACGGTGATCTGTCGGCCGATTTGGAGACTGCTGTGATTGGTTCAGATAACCCTGGGTCAAATGACACAGAGATTGTAACTGATCGTCGGGAAACGATCTCTGATCAACCGCTTCAAGAGGACTCTAGAAAGGGTTCGAATGACATGAAGACCAGACCTGTCGAAAACCATCATCGAACTTCAGATAGAGGGTCGTCTGACTCTAAGCTGGACACTAAAGACAATGATGTCGCAATGGTTGAAGAGAATACAG tttCCGAACCATACCAAAAAGATGAAGAAAGGTCTTATCAAACCTTTCCCTCCGAGACCCAATCTCCACGTCGTAGCAGTGGAGACAGATCGCCACGCCGCTCGAGTGGGCGTCGTCGCAGCTCGACTGTGTTGTACAATGTTGATCATGAAGAGCCACGATTCCGTTACTCTCAACCCAAGTCACCAGGTGCTGTGAAGAAGATCAAACTAGACAGCCGTAAATGTCCATTTTGTGGCATCCAAAAGAAGAGTCCGTCGGATCTGGAGCGTCACCTACGGTCACATACTGGGGAAAAGCCATTTGTCTGTCAG GTGTGTAAAAAAGAATTCAAGGCTAAGCGAAGTGTGCAATATCACGAATACATGGAACACGGGATCGAATCAAAGGAAACGAATCTGATGGACCGATATCGCGAACGGAAAATACGAATGGCGATGGAAAAGAAAGTTGCGTCAGATTATCTCAGGTTTGGTGCACGTAAACGTGGTAGACTTTTAAATTCTTATAATGCTTTCAACGATACTGGTGCTGCTGGATTGGATATAAAAACTGAACCAGAGGATTGGAGTTTTTTCAGTGGGACTGACGAGTTAGATGATGAGATTAAAATGGAACGGGGCAATTCTGATCCATCGAAAAAAATAAATGGGCCTGAAATAGACAACCGTTTGCCGCTTGTTGAAGGGACGTCGAACGCTGGAATGCATTTCGGTGTGAACCCAGATCAGAATCGTAATGGTGTTGCAGATGCAGATTGCAATGTTGTCTCGTTTGAAAGTAGCCTGGGGCAACTAGTTGAATCAGAGTTCAAAATGTTTGGTAAAAAGACAGTGAGTGAAAATTCTGCGGATGGCAAATCAGACTTAAATTCAACACAAGAGAAAACCTTTCCGACCCCTTTTGAAGATGATGATTCTAATGACAGTATGATTTTCATCGACAAAAATGGCACAGCATTTGTCGATCAGGACAGTTTCGATGATCAGACATCGCAAAGTGTACAAAGTCTCTCCTTTAATCCTGACGGTAGTTACAACTTTGGGTCGGCACAGATGAATTCAGACAACCAGTCTACACCTAGTGGTTCTGTTGCAGACAACACTATGATGGTCGATCAGGAATCCAACACAATCGTTTTGGATTTGGAAACAGTTCAGCTTGAAACAGGTATTGACGTGACAAATATGACGAAGGAAGAAAAACGTGCCTATTTCCTCTCTAAGCGGACATGCCTTCATTGTGGAAAAGTTTGCCCTAAACCAAGTGATCTGAAGAGGCATCTGTTGGTGCATACTGGAGAACGTCCTTACAAATGTCGg GCCTGTGATCGAGCATTTAAATCCAAAGGGTCGCTACAATACCACGAGAAGACCAACCATAACTTCAATATTGACCTCAGCCATGGTCTTAAGGAACGCTATCTCAAGGTCAAAGAAAACGAACTCCGACGCTTTGTCACAGATGGTGAAAAACCAAAACCAGATGAGCTTGACACGAAGCAGAAACAGCCAAGTTACGAGAGTAGCCAGCAGCCATGCTATCAACTATTTGGTGCTTTAGACACAGGAACTGTTCAGCAGATTTTGAATCAGAATTTAAATGATTTAGACGAGGATATGCCAAATAAGGAGTATCCGCAGTTACGCAATGCGCTGGGTTATGATGGGCAGTCCATGACGGGGCAGTGGACTGTCGTTGGTGAGAAAAGGGCAGAAAAAAGCGAGAGTTTTCAAATCGACGAAACAAACAGTCAGTCAGTGAGAATAAAATTAGAACCAATTGACCCTGATGATAAGGAAGTGGCTTCAAAAACGAATGACTCCTCTAAGAATCTTAATTCAGTGCCCCAAACACACTCACAGCCAACAGTTTCATCTGGTACTCTCGTGACTTTAGAAGATCAAGTCTGTACCATGGCTTGCTCATCGCCAATGGTTACACCTATAATATCCAATGTTCGTTCATTGTCAACATTTTCAGACTCCCTCACATCAACTTTGGAGTCGGTCGTTTCCTCAACTAATGATGCGCCCTCTGCGTTAACAACGGTTTTGCCTTCGTGTGAGATACACATCAGCCGCTCTTCAAAAGATTCTACCTCTTCCCAATCGCATAGTCAGATCAGATCTACACCTGTAGTTAGCACTTATGATACAAATGAGAAACCTAGTCAAGAACATAGTGGGAGTGATGTGATATCATGTGGCTCTACTGCTCAGGCACCCTACAGTAGAAGTGTTGCCATGAAGTCTCCCGGACAGCTCAATACGGAGCCCATTCCTGCAGTACCTGCTGCCCCCTTTATGATGAATTCACCGGTCCAGTTGCGTATTCCGAACCCTGGTGTCATACAGCATGGTCCACACTTCAGACCTGTTACAACTTGTCCCAGTAGCTGTGAAACAACAAAAGGACACTTGACGCAAAGTAGAGCTCCCCATCTGCAAAGTCGTACCTCCGCTGCACCTGTGGGTTCTACGAGCCAAGAACATTTGATGTCTCTCATAAGGGCACCCCCTGCACCTCTGCCGAACATTCCAAACCCTGATATGTTGTCTCAGTCTCGAATGTTTGGTCCAACGATGCACTACAGGCCGATACAATCCCGTTTTGTACCGCCCAATCATTTTGTCTCGCAAGTTCAACAGCACCCTTTGGATAAAATGACTCTAGCGAATCCTGTAGTAAACCCGCCAAATGTTGTCGTTAAACAGCAGCGCTACCGCGACAAATTAGTGAATGATTTACTACCAGACCATGACAATCTTCTTGACAATTTCACGATAATGAAGGAGACGACTTTTATTGCCAAGATTGATGCTTCAAATAAGAAATCAGGTGAATCAGTGGTGCTATACAAATGTTATCTGTGCATGGGAAAAGTTTTCGATTCGATGCAAAAAATGAAGGATCACATGACAAGTCACTCAAGTATTGGCTCAAAATTACCATATCGTTGTCCAGTCTGCCAAGCAGCATTTCAATTCCGTATCATACTCTTGCGCCACTTGCGATCACTACACCACTGGGACGTGGAGGAAAAAGACGATTTCAGTATCGCAAGTCACGAGCCCGCCTTGGCAGAAACACCAGCAAAGGAAGAAACAAATGCAACACCTGAACCACCTGTTCCAGACATCCCAGATCAAGATGACCGACTCAGTGACGTTgaaatgttggatgatgatttgtcTTCACAAAGTTTGACTGATTTCGATGCTGATGAGAGCATTGAATTGGCTGCACTAAGATCTCCAAATGAGGACGAATCGCATAATGACAtgatcaaaaatgtttttgaaagtaACAATCATATTTCTAGTCTATTAGGTGCAGTGTCACGACCAAGGAGATTTGATGGACTGTTTAGGTGCCGTTTCTGCCCCAAGTCATTCTTTCGGTTTTTCTGCCTTCAGCGTCATGAGAGGGTGCACACAGGGGTCAAAACATGCTACTGTAAACAGTGTGGACGGGGCTTCAGTGAACTACGCAACCTGCGGCACCATATTCTGCGCTTTCATTCCGGGTTAGATCGGCAGGAACTTTTCAAGTTATTATCTCGCGGAAGCCCGAGTAAAAAGGTAGCTGAACCTTATGTCAAGGGTTTGATTGGAAGGGACTCTGCTCCAAAATGGCCGATGCCTAGGCCTAGACTTGGACCGTTGCAGTTGCCACTCCTTCCTCCAGAACGTCCGCCCTCTGTTCCggcatcaacatcaacatctcaCATGTCACAGTCTCCAGTAGAAGAGCCGGAGCAGTCTTCATCTGCAACTGCACTGAATGCTCGTCTGGAATTACGCTCGCACTTGGAGGAAAAGATTCGTCGCAAAGAGGGTGTGTCGGATGATATTACGATTGTGATTCCATCTGATATGCCTTTGGATGATTCTCCAGCAACTGCTACAGAGCCCGAGGATAATCCTGCTGATATtggtgaaggtcaaggtcaatcaaagaatgatcatGACCTTGCTGTTAAATGTCAAGGTGATGAGAGTATCTCTAGTGGCCAAGGTCAGGGTCAAGAAAAAAATGACACTGAAAAGGAATCTGTAGAAGGAATCAAAAACAATAACAGTGCAGAAGTGAAAGATATGGAGAGTGTGGGATGGAATTCAGTATCTGCATTTCCAAAATGTGAACCAAACCAATCAAGATCAGAATCTCAAAAAAGTGTACAAAAAGACTTGGAACAAAATTGCATTTTGGATGAAGAGAATATACGCATAGAAAACCCGAGCACCAGTTCAGAAAAGCCAAAGGATGCAGAGCCAATGAGTACTAATCAACCTAGTATGAATGCAGGAATCCCTTGTGTTGTAAACACTACTAATCCTGAATCAACCTCAGCTTCAAAAAACATGATTAACATTTCTAGTCCACCACCGATGTTCAGTCCAAATTTTCTCAGTCACACAAGCTTACCACAATCATTCGGGATGGCCCAAATGTCACCTATGAACCTACAGTTATCTGTGAACACAAATGGCCAGGTTACAGGAATCCCTATGTCACCTGGCGGACCTTACAGCCTGTCGCCCCGCGGACCTTTCCTCAGTCCTCCGCACATGACCATGTTGCCATTTAGCTCAGCCCTACTCAATGTCCCTGGTGCTCGCCCAATGTTTCAAGCACCGATGATGACATCCACTGTACCTACCATGACGCAGCCATCGTACGTGATGTACCCGCCCCTGCCTGTTAGTGCGCCTGCCCGCACGCCACAGAGGTCGTATCTCCAGGATGTCGCAGCGAGGTTTAACGCACCAGATGGGGGAGATGCCGCAGTTGACGATAAGAAGCAGAGGAATTTTTCTAACCTGTCAAGAACTCATTCGAG GGTTGAAGTGATCTGTGATCCGCAGAAGCATGAAGAGTCTGCCACCCCAGTGTTCCTGCCTGATGGACGGACATTATTCAGATGTGCATATTGTGCCAAGGAATTCCCCAATTACTCGGACATCAGGAGACATCTAAACTTTCATGAAG ATGTGCGCCCTTTCAAGTGCAAGATGTGCCAGTACAGTGCAAGAACCAGCAGTCAGCTTAAAGTTCATATGATGAGACATCAGG GCATACGTGAGTTCAAGTGTCATATTTGTCATTACGAGGGCGTGACACAGTCTGACCTGAATCGCCACCTCCGATCCCAGTCGCATCTTTACCTGGAGCGCATGGGAAACAAGTGCAAGAAATGCGGAGAGGATTACACGAGCCGACAAGTTATGAACCACGGCCACATTTGTAAGGCGCAGGCAATGCATCCCGCCATACAACTCGGAATGAAGAAGGTTCGTTGA